From a single Alloactinosynnema sp. L-07 genomic region:
- the eccB gene encoding type VII secretion protein EccB produces the protein MASKRDQLQAYQFLIQRAISALVTRETDPEQPPFRRPAGASFAGIALAVIALACVGVYGLIVPGGNSAWRSGDAVIVEKETGTRYVYLDGQLHPVTNYASALLLVGDHAKTQLVSRDSLVDVPRGPRIGIPDAPDALPAADRLLTGSWSLCSTPAADAAGARVEESVLLVGASPTGGAPLGDAALLVELAGTSDRFLVWRGYRHKITDYATVGTGLALTSEPWAKASQEWLDMLPVGTPIGPITPAEPGAPSSAIPARPDLKVGALLVVETSGGGLQYFLAEQAILRPITALQYDVQRAHTGAAMPLTPSLAASAKRLDPPGANASDAPAHRPKIASPRDRATVCATFDPGATTARITLNPGLPPGDTMTTTARNTERGIPLADHIHVPPGWAAVVEAMPSAEAPTGTLTVVTDMGRRYSVGEPDVLKMLGYGGANPVRMPAGLVARLPEGPGLDPQAAFRQSLVG, from the coding sequence ATGGCGTCCAAAAGGGACCAGCTCCAGGCCTACCAGTTCCTCATCCAACGCGCGATCTCAGCGCTGGTAACTCGGGAGACCGACCCGGAACAGCCACCGTTCCGCAGGCCTGCGGGCGCGTCGTTCGCGGGCATCGCACTCGCCGTGATCGCTCTGGCCTGCGTTGGGGTCTACGGCCTGATCGTCCCCGGCGGCAACAGCGCCTGGCGCTCCGGCGACGCGGTGATCGTCGAGAAGGAAACCGGAACCAGATACGTCTACCTGGACGGCCAACTGCACCCGGTCACGAACTACGCCTCCGCGCTGCTGCTGGTCGGCGACCACGCCAAGACCCAACTCGTCTCCCGGGACTCCCTGGTCGACGTCCCCCGAGGCCCCCGAATCGGTATCCCCGACGCACCAGACGCACTACCCGCCGCCGACCGCCTCCTCACCGGCTCGTGGTCGTTGTGCTCGACCCCGGCAGCGGACGCGGCAGGCGCCCGCGTCGAGGAATCGGTCCTCCTGGTAGGCGCCTCACCAACCGGCGGGGCACCCTTGGGCGACGCGGCCCTGCTGGTAGAGCTGGCCGGAACCAGCGACAGATTCCTCGTCTGGCGCGGCTACCGACACAAGATCACCGACTACGCCACCGTCGGCACCGGACTCGCCCTCACCTCCGAACCCTGGGCCAAGGCAAGCCAGGAATGGCTGGACATGCTCCCGGTAGGGACACCGATCGGCCCGATCACGCCTGCGGAACCAGGAGCACCGTCATCGGCGATACCTGCGCGACCGGACCTCAAGGTGGGCGCGCTACTGGTGGTCGAAACCTCGGGCGGCGGGTTGCAGTACTTCCTGGCGGAACAGGCCATCCTCCGGCCGATCACAGCACTGCAGTACGACGTTCAGCGAGCACACACAGGTGCTGCGATGCCACTCACCCCATCCCTGGCGGCCAGCGCGAAGCGCCTGGACCCACCTGGCGCCAACGCGAGCGACGCACCTGCACACCGACCCAAGATCGCCAGCCCACGGGACCGGGCCACAGTGTGCGCGACGTTTGATCCCGGTGCGACAACCGCTCGGATCACACTTAACCCCGGCCTCCCTCCAGGTGACACGATGACCACGACGGCACGCAACACCGAGCGGGGCATTCCCCTGGCTGACCACATTCATGTGCCGCCCGGCTGGGCTGCGGTAGTGGAGGCAATGCCATCGGCAGAAGCGCCCACCGGAACGCTGACGGTCGTGACCGACATGGGCAGGCGTTACTCAGTGGGCGAGCCGGATGTGTTGAAGATGCTGGGTTACGGCGGTGCCAACCCGGTTCGGATGCCCGCAGGCTTGGTCGCCAGGCTCCCGGAGGGACCCGGACTCGATCCGCAGGCGGCGTTTCGGCAATCGCTGGTCGGCTAA
- a CDS encoding fibronectin type III domain-containing protein, producing the protein MPSSRPNADSPMWLSVVSRARITVALLVAGCLGLVGVAVAGQTSPTPALQFIQVGHWVYNGGLQSVFHVDGSTNQVDAQASVPGAERGSQVVQGPNSGYVVGRTRITVFGKATLTVEDAITPPADERPVAVEVVGGPYLVYRAAGRIVRLSTPPAIIPAGGPLGTPVATSDGTLWVHRTDTGALCELAADVLRLACPAQMATDHRGALAMVGDKPVLMDTTSDTLHEVGADGFGANMPVGVDLPASAQVANSDAGGRLAVFDPDRKRMHLIDTAGLAKDRPVARPVTIDLPPDGRYAGPVASAKTIAIVDETRNEVITYDGHGKKKSSTKVPGSGGSPRLAHGEDKRIYVDGPDGSHVLVVDVDNGSVSTVTVGGDNVPSTGSERDKPTGTSTTAPTSTPSTPTQTPSDTGTPAPTTTTAKPTTKPSPKQATTTPAPRTTTTRPAPPPTVPATPPGAPGAVNAMAGAGSAAVTWTAAAANGAPVTGYVLSWPGGSTTAPGSATSATVSGLTNGTSYVITVAARNSAGTGPGVSAGAVTPRAAASAPTVTASISPGGVASVNWTQADLAGGTLVHYLVTATGQADRQILTGVTQYTEFTSPMTVTVRAITRFGPAGSPTVTGAPGTATLTRPPAPPVVLIAGVATTGPDSIAVTVDVTTGDPGTTCQVGIGAGAELKATARCVGRTTIPVRGVVPGPAGYHHVTVVAINSAGQSNPAVWINVPTPQGTGGGFLILAPLALAITRRKKGADS; encoded by the coding sequence ATGCCTTCGTCCCGCCCCAACGCCGACTCACCGATGTGGCTCAGTGTCGTCTCGCGCGCGCGGATCACCGTGGCGCTGCTGGTCGCGGGGTGTCTGGGCCTGGTCGGCGTGGCGGTCGCCGGGCAGACTTCGCCGACGCCCGCGTTGCAGTTCATCCAGGTCGGCCACTGGGTCTACAACGGGGGACTCCAGTCGGTCTTCCACGTCGACGGCTCCACCAACCAGGTCGACGCGCAGGCGAGCGTGCCGGGAGCCGAGCGCGGCAGCCAGGTCGTGCAGGGCCCGAACTCCGGCTACGTCGTCGGCCGGACGCGGATCACCGTGTTCGGCAAGGCGACGCTGACCGTGGAGGACGCGATCACCCCGCCCGCCGACGAGCGGCCGGTGGCGGTCGAGGTCGTGGGCGGCCCGTACCTGGTCTACCGCGCGGCCGGGCGGATCGTGCGGCTCAGCACGCCGCCCGCGATCATCCCGGCGGGTGGGCCGCTCGGCACTCCGGTCGCGACCAGCGACGGAACCCTGTGGGTGCACCGGACCGACACCGGCGCGCTGTGCGAGCTCGCCGCCGACGTGCTGCGGCTGGCCTGCCCGGCGCAGATGGCCACCGACCATCGCGGGGCGCTGGCCATGGTCGGCGACAAGCCTGTGCTGATGGATACCACCTCCGACACGCTGCACGAGGTCGGGGCGGACGGATTCGGTGCGAACATGCCGGTCGGGGTCGACCTGCCCGCCTCGGCGCAGGTCGCCAACAGCGACGCGGGCGGTCGGCTGGCCGTGTTCGACCCGGACCGCAAGCGGATGCACCTGATCGACACCGCGGGTCTGGCCAAGGATCGCCCGGTGGCTCGTCCGGTGACGATCGACCTGCCGCCCGACGGCCGCTACGCGGGCCCGGTGGCCAGCGCGAAGACCATCGCGATCGTCGACGAGACCCGCAACGAGGTGATCACCTACGACGGCCATGGCAAGAAGAAGAGCAGCACCAAGGTTCCCGGGTCGGGTGGTTCGCCGCGGCTGGCGCACGGCGAGGACAAGCGGATCTACGTCGACGGCCCGGACGGATCGCACGTGCTCGTCGTCGACGTCGACAACGGCTCGGTCAGCACGGTCACGGTCGGCGGCGACAATGTGCCGAGCACCGGCTCCGAGCGCGACAAGCCCACGGGCACCTCGACCACGGCGCCGACGAGCACCCCGTCGACCCCGACCCAGACACCGTCGGACACCGGCACCCCGGCGCCGACCACGACGACGGCGAAGCCCACTACCAAGCCAAGTCCTAAGCAGGCGACCACGACGCCTGCGCCCCGGACCACCACGACCCGGCCTGCGCCGCCGCCGACAGTGCCCGCGACGCCGCCCGGCGCCCCTGGCGCGGTCAACGCCATGGCCGGGGCGGGATCGGCGGCGGTGACCTGGACCGCGGCGGCGGCGAACGGTGCCCCGGTGACCGGGTACGTGCTGTCCTGGCCGGGTGGTTCGACGACCGCGCCCGGCTCGGCGACCAGTGCCACCGTGAGCGGCCTGACCAACGGCACCTCCTACGTGATCACGGTCGCGGCCCGTAACTCGGCGGGCACCGGTCCCGGTGTCAGCGCGGGGGCGGTGACCCCGCGCGCCGCCGCCTCGGCTCCCACCGTGACCGCGAGCATCAGCCCAGGTGGGGTCGCGTCGGTGAACTGGACCCAGGCCGACCTCGCGGGCGGCACCCTGGTGCACTACCTGGTCACCGCGACCGGCCAGGCCGACCGGCAGATCCTGACCGGTGTCACCCAGTACACCGAGTTCACCAGCCCCATGACGGTCACGGTGCGCGCGATCACCCGCTTCGGTCCCGCGGGCTCCCCGACCGTCACCGGCGCGCCGGGCACCGCGACGCTCACCAGGCCGCCCGCGCCGCCGGTGGTGCTGATCGCAGGCGTGGCCACGACCGGACCGGACTCGATCGCCGTCACCGTCGACGTCACCACCGGCGATCCCGGCACGACCTGTCAGGTCGGCATCGGCGCGGGCGCGGAGCTCAAGGCCACCGCCAGGTGCGTCGGCAGGACGACCATCCCGGTTCGCGGGGTCGTCCCTGGGCCTGCCGGCTACCACCACGTCACAGTCGTCGCCATCAACTCGGCGGGCCAGAGCAACCCCGCCGTGTGGATCAATGTGCCGACCCCGCAGGGCACCGGCGGCGGGTTCCTCATCCTCGCTCCGCTCGCGCTCGCCATCACACGCCGAAAGAAGGGTGCAGACTCGTGA
- a CDS encoding serine/threonine-protein kinase — translation MQTTGGVHDLRPLADGPVATVYVGRLGSSGAEVAVKVFTDTVDRDTAAWLGRERKALHQVRQVRSILPVEGLVDHTDGRTGVWMELCQGSLASLLTGNTVLTPPDALLVGTAIAEALTAAHSVGVVHGGVTPHNVLFRRTGEVAVSDFGLALRERFPRDPMHAVEYMAPETLRDGTVSAASDLYGLGAVLYTALTGSTPFPRRSAEAHGDRILRVLREPVPPISSPLGDVIGLLLAKDPDARPRAAEDVLAAFKALSGGVPAPPVEVEADGDYDFDDFADFPPTSGFSPAPPSAGAPLPLPPALPAAPARPAWPVAGTQSSPVAGAQGVPGAGSRSPGRTLVRMDGPGKPARGPRAGVLIALGGVIVVLAGALVFALMRPAQQASTPPSPMTEQPRQETKSVEAAPEVRLELAKPADEGTHVQLSWSAEGDLDFAVVVAGEQLETSVVVADRRLALRIPVDPGRKYCFQVRATDGKHIYTSDPQAIRGARCKP, via the coding sequence GTGCAGACCACAGGCGGCGTCCACGACCTGCGCCCACTCGCCGACGGCCCGGTGGCCACCGTGTACGTCGGCAGGCTGGGCAGCTCCGGCGCCGAGGTCGCGGTCAAGGTGTTCACCGACACCGTGGACCGCGACACCGCCGCCTGGCTGGGCCGCGAACGCAAGGCGCTGCACCAGGTCCGGCAGGTGCGCTCGATCCTGCCGGTCGAAGGCCTGGTCGACCACACCGACGGCCGGACCGGGGTCTGGATGGAGCTGTGCCAGGGATCCTTGGCCTCGCTCCTCACCGGCAACACCGTGCTGACGCCGCCGGACGCACTCCTGGTCGGCACCGCCATCGCCGAGGCACTGACCGCCGCTCACAGCGTTGGCGTGGTCCATGGTGGTGTCACCCCGCACAACGTGCTGTTTCGGCGCACCGGTGAAGTCGCGGTCTCCGACTTCGGCCTGGCCCTGCGCGAACGCTTTCCGCGCGACCCGATGCACGCCGTGGAATACATGGCCCCGGAGACGCTTCGCGACGGCACTGTGTCGGCCGCATCAGATCTGTATGGGCTGGGTGCTGTGCTCTATACGGCGCTGACCGGGTCCACTCCGTTCCCTCGCCGGTCCGCTGAGGCTCACGGGGACCGCATTCTCCGGGTTCTGCGTGAGCCTGTTCCTCCGATCTCTTCGCCGCTTGGGGATGTGATCGGTCTGCTGCTGGCTAAGGATCCTGATGCTCGGCCTCGGGCGGCGGAGGACGTTCTGGCCGCTTTCAAGGCCTTGTCTGGGGGCGTCCCAGCCCCTCCTGTCGAGGTTGAAGCGGACGGCGACTACGACTTTGACGACTTCGCGGACTTCCCGCCGACGTCAGGGTTCTCCCCCGCACCCCCATCAGCCGGTGCACCTCTTCCCCTGCCGCCCGCACTGCCCGCCGCACCTGCACGTCCCGCGTGGCCTGTCGCAGGTACGCAGTCATCTCCCGTCGCTGGGGCGCAGGGGGTTCCGGGGGCGGGATCTCGTTCGCCTGGGCGCACTCTGGTCAGAATGGACGGTCCTGGGAAGCCGGCCCGTGGGCCTCGGGCCGGCGTTTTGATAGCGCTCGGTGGCGTTATCGTGGTGCTTGCCGGTGCTCTTGTGTTCGCGCTGATGCGACCTGCGCAACAAGCCAGCACGCCGCCGTCGCCTATGACTGAGCAGCCGCGTCAGGAGACGAAGTCTGTCGAGGCCGCTCCTGAGGTGCGGCTGGAATTGGCTAAGCCGGCTGATGAGGGCACTCACGTTCAGCTGAGTTGGAGTGCTGAAGGTGACCTCGACTTCGCTGTCGTGGTCGCTGGCGAGCAATTGGAGACGAGTGTGGTCGTTGCTGATCGACGGCTGGCTTTGCGGATTCCTGTTGATCCTGGGCGTAAGTATTGTTTCCAGGTTCGTGCTACTGATGGGAAGCACATCTATACGAGTGATCCTCAGGCTATTCGGGGTGCTCGTTGTAAGCCTTAG
- the eccD gene encoding type VII secretion integral membrane protein EccD produces MQTTGLVRVTVATPQRRIDMALPEHAAVAEILPGLLAHAGDHLADDPATAGGWLLRRTDGSVFDLDRTLGAHRVRDGEILHLVPRGTDWPELEYDDLVDAIATGSSRRGRVWGPRHTRVAGLATGATAAMLGLVAVLRAGPPWFGPAGWALGAAALLLCAGVVLARAVGDAGAGAVSASAALPFAFAGGGLLLADDAPMTALSAGHLVLAGAALTLAALVGYLGVTAWPELFAGGVTAGLLAVIGGWLTTLDSLEGHETAAVLASAVLALSTAFAPLALRLSRVPMPVLPRSTADLVRDDPQPPPTVVHAAVARADSLLTGMLTGASVTVLVCLVFLARSDSEAAVVLMIVLAAGFLLRARLYPILRQRVPVLATGVAGLACVAVGPLMADRAALLVSVGPLLLAVGAATTAAGIVYSVRKPNPYLGRFAEYFEILVLITVVPVACSVLGLYGYVRGLGG; encoded by the coding sequence ATGCAGACGACCGGACTGGTCCGGGTCACCGTGGCCACCCCCCAGCGGCGTATCGACATGGCGCTGCCCGAGCACGCCGCCGTCGCCGAGATCCTGCCGGGGCTGCTCGCCCACGCGGGCGACCACCTGGCCGACGACCCGGCCACCGCGGGCGGCTGGCTGCTGCGCCGGACCGACGGGTCCGTGTTCGACCTCGACCGGACCCTTGGCGCGCACCGGGTGCGCGACGGGGAGATCCTGCACCTGGTCCCGCGCGGCACCGACTGGCCGGAACTCGAATACGACGACCTGGTCGACGCCATCGCCACCGGCTCCAGCCGCCGCGGCCGGGTCTGGGGACCCCGCCACACCAGGGTGGCAGGCCTCGCGACCGGCGCCACCGCGGCCATGCTCGGCCTCGTCGCGGTCCTGCGCGCTGGTCCGCCGTGGTTCGGCCCGGCGGGTTGGGCACTCGGTGCCGCCGCGCTGCTGCTGTGCGCGGGGGTCGTCCTGGCCCGCGCCGTCGGCGACGCGGGCGCGGGCGCGGTGAGCGCGTCGGCCGCGCTGCCCTTCGCCTTCGCGGGCGGCGGACTGCTACTGGCCGACGACGCCCCGATGACCGCCCTCAGCGCGGGCCACCTGGTGCTGGCCGGGGCGGCGCTGACCCTGGCCGCACTGGTCGGCTACCTCGGCGTCACCGCGTGGCCCGAGCTGTTCGCGGGCGGCGTCACAGCGGGCCTGCTGGCCGTCATCGGCGGCTGGCTGACCACTTTGGACTCCCTGGAGGGCCACGAGACCGCCGCCGTCCTGGCCAGTGCGGTGCTCGCGCTGTCCACCGCGTTCGCCCCTCTTGCCCTACGCCTGAGCCGAGTCCCGATGCCGGTCCTGCCCCGCTCCACCGCCGACCTGGTCCGCGACGACCCGCAGCCGCCCCCCACCGTGGTGCACGCCGCCGTCGCCCGAGCGGACAGCCTGCTCACCGGCATGCTCACGGGCGCGTCGGTGACGGTGTTGGTGTGCCTGGTGTTCCTGGCCCGCAGCGACAGCGAGGCGGCGGTGGTCCTGATGATCGTGCTCGCCGCCGGGTTCCTGCTGCGCGCAAGGCTCTATCCGATCCTCCGCCAGCGCGTGCCCGTGCTGGCCACCGGCGTGGCTGGACTCGCGTGCGTCGCCGTGGGTCCCCTGATGGCCGACCGAGCCGCGCTGCTCGTGTCGGTCGGCCCCCTCTTGCTGGCGGTCGGCGCCGCCACGACCGCCGCCGGGATCGTCTACAGCGTCCGCAAACCCAATCCCTACCTCGGCCGGTTCGCCGAGTACTTCGAGATCCTGGTGCTGATCACGGTGGTCCCGGTGGCGTGCTCGGTGCTCGGCCTCTACGGCTACGTGCGCGGACTGGGAGGCTGA
- a CDS encoding DUF58 domain-containing protein: MRLTRRGWAVVVSAVVGYVVGEAAGYAWFRSLAGVAFAVVVVAIAATMRLPRVEVSRTVHPDRIERGRPALATLVVRNPTAGGQHGCAAGDRVGDTEHRVHVRPLAPGAEAVYHYELPTHTRGLLQVGPLVLNRLDPFGLARSGVTTGGTTTLWVYPRRHAVRAPVAGHPRHHHVGPITDPPLRGSADLRAVREYVVGDEVRYLHWKATARTGQLMIREYADPAQPRFTVVLDNRPTAMTPTMFEEAVEVAASLLVAAATAGQHCGLVTPSGTDTPVGGGMRAAKLLLDELCQVGQDAAGDVGLVPRPLAATRPGGSLVVITGTGVDLGPARAWQPDTVIRLGAPGNHTGDSITAVDALGALARWNALRAGG, encoded by the coding sequence GTGCGATTGACCCGACGCGGCTGGGCCGTGGTCGTCTCCGCCGTCGTCGGCTATGTCGTCGGCGAAGCAGCGGGCTATGCCTGGTTCCGCTCACTGGCCGGGGTGGCGTTCGCCGTGGTGGTCGTCGCGATCGCCGCCACCATGCGGCTGCCCCGGGTGGAGGTCAGCCGGACGGTGCACCCGGACCGGATCGAGCGCGGCAGACCCGCGCTCGCCACGTTGGTGGTGCGCAACCCCACCGCAGGCGGCCAGCACGGCTGCGCGGCGGGCGACCGGGTGGGCGACACCGAACACCGGGTCCATGTCCGCCCGCTGGCTCCGGGCGCGGAAGCGGTCTACCACTACGAACTGCCGACCCACACGCGTGGCTTGCTCCAGGTGGGCCCGCTGGTGCTGAACCGGCTCGACCCGTTCGGGCTGGCCAGGAGCGGCGTGACCACGGGCGGTACGACGACGTTGTGGGTGTACCCGCGCAGGCACGCCGTGCGCGCCCCCGTCGCCGGACATCCGCGCCACCACCACGTCGGACCGATCACCGACCCGCCGCTGCGCGGGTCGGCGGATCTGCGGGCCGTGCGCGAGTACGTGGTCGGCGACGAAGTGCGTTACCTGCATTGGAAGGCGACCGCGCGGACCGGGCAGCTGATGATCCGGGAGTACGCCGACCCCGCGCAGCCCCGGTTCACCGTTGTCCTGGACAACCGCCCGACCGCGATGACACCGACGATGTTCGAGGAGGCGGTCGAGGTCGCGGCGTCTTTGCTGGTCGCGGCGGCGACCGCGGGTCAGCACTGCGGGCTCGTCACCCCGTCCGGCACCGACACCCCGGTCGGCGGCGGGATGCGGGCGGCCAAGCTGTTGCTGGACGAGCTGTGCCAGGTCGGCCAGGACGCCGCGGGCGATGTGGGTCTGGTCCCGCGTCCGCTCGCCGCCACCCGGCCTGGCGGAAGCCTGGTCGTGATCACCGGCACGGGCGTCGACCTCGGCCCGGCGCGCGCGTGGCAGCCGGACACCGTGATCAGACTGGGCGCCCCCGGCAACCACACCGGCGACTCGATCACCGCGGTGGACGCACTGGGCGCGTTGGCCCGCTGGAACGCGCTTCGGGCGGGTGGATGA
- a CDS encoding transglutaminase domain-containing protein, whose protein sequence is MAGLLAATGIAGLLFAPVFGLPAVLVPTLVVVIVCYAGVELCERFPVLTPLRPLVLLFVSVLALIEAVLFSTTVAGLPTGDSVRGIVRGLTDGWQLTLQSTWPARPDPDLLLFVPLAVMVACLLGVELLLRLRKPLLSLLPSLAVAGLAQAYHALPGFGAAAAALAFAVPAGLVLWAHGPARSGTAATGPGPRSARVSAMTAWLALPTVVAVGLGAVALGAFDPAGQEPFQLKDGHVAPLQRNRISNPLHEIAQRLADPEPEVFRYRSDAPVDRWTLIVLDKFDGANWSSDAAPRRLGVRLDGAPGGAVRSAEVSVGGLPAPWLPSQPIPTDVEGLAPLVDQGTGTLLLDQSADTQRRYRLSWSVPRPDAETLSGAAVDTSARGGLGELGQVPPDIAELAGKSVLGLRPSFQSALVLERYLSTNYRVETGAALPTGHGWPQLRHFLTKTRRGTSEQFAAAYVVLARLNGIPARLAVGYRGPARPTGADYVVHNRDVLAWPEVAVAGVGWVPLDPTGSATEAGPAQPDLAGVAAQAREQLPQEDELRPPQLPPPPQPDNGADGQGLTWAQAGLIGAIAIGTVLISWLLGVPLAKAARARHRRRLGGADGVIGAWAEARDRLRAHGVPYRVGMTTRDLAESAGAVTGERTRLPVVRLAQVLDMALWSGMPTADSAARRAWDEVTLVRGALKARPWQARIRAAVEIRSLLAPPGRGRGQA, encoded by the coding sequence GTGGCTGGTCTCCTGGCCGCCACCGGTATCGCCGGACTGCTCTTCGCGCCGGTCTTCGGGCTGCCCGCGGTGCTGGTTCCGACGCTGGTCGTGGTCATCGTCTGCTATGCCGGGGTCGAGCTGTGCGAACGCTTCCCAGTCCTGACACCGTTGCGACCACTGGTCCTGCTGTTCGTCTCGGTTCTCGCGCTGATCGAGGCTGTGCTGTTCTCCACCACCGTCGCCGGGCTGCCGACCGGTGACTCGGTGCGCGGGATCGTCCGCGGACTCACCGACGGCTGGCAGCTCACCCTCCAGTCGACCTGGCCCGCGCGCCCGGACCCGGACCTGCTGCTCTTCGTTCCCCTCGCCGTGATGGTCGCCTGCCTGCTGGGCGTCGAGCTGTTGTTGCGGCTGCGCAAGCCATTGCTCTCGCTGCTGCCGAGTCTCGCCGTCGCAGGGTTGGCGCAGGCCTATCACGCGTTGCCCGGGTTCGGCGCGGCGGCGGCCGCGCTCGCGTTCGCCGTTCCCGCTGGGCTTGTGCTCTGGGCTCATGGCCCGGCCAGGTCGGGCACCGCGGCGACTGGGCCGGGCCCGCGGTCGGCGCGGGTGTCGGCGATGACCGCGTGGTTGGCGTTGCCGACGGTGGTCGCGGTCGGACTCGGCGCGGTGGCACTCGGCGCGTTCGATCCGGCCGGGCAGGAGCCGTTCCAACTCAAGGACGGCCACGTCGCGCCGCTCCAGCGCAATCGGATCAGCAACCCGCTGCACGAGATCGCCCAGCGGCTCGCCGACCCGGAGCCCGAGGTGTTCCGCTACCGCAGCGACGCGCCGGTCGACCGATGGACCTTGATCGTGCTGGACAAGTTCGACGGCGCGAACTGGTCCAGCGACGCCGCGCCGCGCAGGCTGGGTGTGCGGCTTGACGGTGCACCTGGTGGTGCGGTCCGGTCGGCCGAGGTGTCGGTGGGCGGGCTGCCCGCGCCGTGGCTGCCGAGCCAGCCGATCCCGACCGACGTTGAGGGCCTCGCGCCGCTGGTGGACCAGGGCACCGGGACCCTGCTGCTTGACCAGTCCGCCGACACCCAGCGGCGCTACCGACTGAGCTGGTCGGTCCCCCGCCCGGACGCGGAGACACTCAGCGGCGCGGCGGTCGACACCTCGGCGCGTGGCGGGCTCGGTGAGCTGGGGCAGGTGCCACCGGACATCGCTGAACTGGCGGGCAAGTCTGTGCTCGGCCTACGCCCCAGCTTCCAGTCGGCATTGGTCCTGGAGCGGTACTTGAGCACCAACTACCGGGTCGAAACCGGCGCGGCGTTGCCGACCGGGCACGGCTGGCCCCAACTGCGGCACTTCCTGACCAAGACCCGACGCGGCACCAGCGAACAATTCGCCGCCGCGTACGTGGTTTTGGCCCGCCTCAACGGAATCCCGGCCCGGCTCGCGGTCGGATATCGCGGCCCCGCACGACCGACCGGCGCAGATTACGTGGTGCACAACCGCGATGTCCTGGCCTGGCCAGAGGTCGCGGTAGCAGGCGTCGGCTGGGTGCCCCTGGACCCGACCGGCTCGGCGACCGAGGCCGGACCCGCCCAACCGGACCTGGCAGGCGTCGCCGCCCAGGCGAGGGAACAACTGCCCCAGGAAGACGAACTCCGCCCACCCCAACTACCCCCGCCACCGCAACCGGACAATGGGGCCGACGGCCAAGGGCTCACCTGGGCTCAGGCCGGTCTGATCGGCGCGATAGCGATCGGGACGGTACTGATCTCCTGGCTACTCGGCGTCCCACTGGCAAAAGCCGCACGCGCCCGCCACCGCAGACGCCTCGGCGGCGCGGACGGAGTAATCGGCGCTTGGGCGGAAGCCCGCGACCGGCTGAGGGCCCACGGCGTCCCATACCGGGTGGGGATGACGACCCGCGATCTTGCCGAATCCGCAGGAGCCGTCACCGGCGAGCGAACCCGACTCCCAGTGGTACGCCTGGCACAGGTACTGGACATGGCCCTGTGGTCAGGAATGCCAACAGCCGACAGCGCCGCCCGCAGGGCATGGGACGAGGTGACTTTGGTTCGGGGAGCACTCAAGGCCCGACCTTGGCAGGCACGAATCCGAGCGGCCGTGGAGATCCGATCACTACTAGCACCACCAGGCAGGGGCAGAGGCCAGGCTTAG
- a CDS encoding MoxR family ATPase: MTPTPGVAYDLIADNVQTVMRGKPETVRLAVAAFFAEGHLLIEDVPGVGKTTLARCIAASVGGRWNRIQFTPDLLPGDITGVMVYHQNAERFQFHPGGIFANVVLADEINRGTPKTQAALLEVMAERRVTVDSVSHDVPRPFLVVATQNPIEMEGTYRLPEAQLDRFLMRLSVGYPDHAAEMRVVLADCAGVSPDELRPVVDIQTVEQVIAEVRRSRLAPEICSYAVRLAAASRTHPMLRYGASPRGSIALIRAAQALAATYGRDYVIPDDIKDVAHPVLCHRLVLTPDAELNQGTAAQVVDELLADTAAPMAATRR, translated from the coding sequence GTGACGCCCACCCCCGGGGTCGCCTACGACCTCATCGCCGACAACGTGCAGACGGTGATGCGCGGCAAGCCTGAGACCGTCCGGCTCGCGGTCGCGGCGTTCTTCGCCGAGGGGCACCTGCTGATCGAGGACGTGCCCGGCGTCGGCAAGACCACGCTGGCCCGGTGCATCGCGGCCAGCGTCGGCGGGCGGTGGAACCGGATCCAGTTCACCCCTGACCTGCTGCCGGGCGACATCACCGGCGTGATGGTCTACCACCAGAACGCCGAGCGCTTCCAGTTCCACCCCGGCGGGATCTTCGCCAACGTCGTGCTCGCCGACGAGATCAACCGCGGCACCCCGAAGACGCAGGCCGCGCTGCTGGAGGTGATGGCCGAGCGCAGGGTCACCGTCGACTCGGTCAGCCACGACGTGCCGCGGCCGTTCCTCGTGGTGGCCACCCAGAACCCGATCGAGATGGAAGGCACCTACCGGCTGCCCGAGGCGCAGCTGGACCGGTTCCTGATGCGGCTGTCGGTCGGCTATCCCGACCACGCCGCGGAGATGCGGGTCGTGCTCGCCGACTGCGCCGGGGTGAGCCCGGACGAACTGCGCCCGGTGGTGGACATCCAGACAGTGGAGCAGGTGATCGCGGAGGTGCGCCGGTCGCGCCTGGCGCCGGAGATCTGCTCGTACGCGGTCCGGCTCGCCGCGGCCAGCCGGACCCACCCGATGCTCCGCTACGGTGCCAGCCCCCGCGGCAGCATCGCGCTGATCCGCGCGGCCCAGGCGCTGGCCGCGACCTACGGGCGGGACTACGTGATCCCGGACGACATCAAGGATGTGGCCCATCCCGTGCTGTGCCACCGCCTCGTGCTCACCCCGGACGCCGAGTTGAATCAGGGCACCGCGGCCCAAGTGGTCGACGAACTGCTCGCCGACACGGCCGCGCCGATGGCCGCGACCAGGCGTTAG